From the Hyalangium ruber genome, the window CTGCTCATCCCCGGCCGGTTGAAGAGCACCCAGAGCTTCGTCTCCGACGCGGGCCACGTGTATTCCACGGCCCTGTACCTGTCGGGGCTGGACCCCGTGGCCCTGCGCCAGGCGGGCAAGGGGCGCAATGACCGCGCCCCGATGACCTTCATCAAGAAGCCTTGAGTCGGCCCCTCAGCTTCCGAGCTCCCGGGCCACGGCGTTCACAATCTCTTGCTCGGTGGGGAATGCGAGCGACTGCTTCTTCACCACCGTCTTGCCGTTCACGGAGACCTCGAAGCTCCCGGATGGGCCGTGCTTCAGCTCCGAGTCCAGCTCGAACTCGTCCTTCAGGGTAGCCGCCACACGGGCAGCTCGAGGCCTGTAGCCTCAGGCATTGCAATAGGTGATGGTGATCTTCGCGGCGGACATGGCGTGTCTCCCCTCGCCTCAAGAGATAATTCCGCGTCCCCGGTTTCGCCAACCTCGGTACCTCAGTCGCCCTCGAGGTCGGGCTCCAGCTCCACCGCGGGCACCGTCGGCGGCTCCATCGGCTTGCGGACTCGCAGGGCGTCGATCATGTGCCGGAGCATGCGGATGCGCGGCTCCGAGTCCTTGACGAGCAGGTCCTCGCCAATGACGGAGGCGATGCCGCGCGAGCTCGCGGACTGCTCGCACCAGGCCCCGGCCACCTGCTCCGCCGGGAGCCCTCCCACCGGGACGAGCTGGGTGACGAGCGGCGCGGGCTCGACGAGCAGCAGCCGCTGCAGCAACTCCTCCCGCTCCTCGAGCGAGAGCACCCCCTGGGTGAAGGTGCTGCCCACGCCATAGTGCGCGCGCAGCAGCCCGAGCAGCCGGGAGACATCCGTGTCCGGCAGTGCCAAGGACACGCGCAGCTCCACCAGCGGTGCGGCCACCACCACGCTCAGTCCCAGCTCGCTGGCCAGCCCCGCGCCGAGCGAGCCCAGCGGGATTGCCTCCGCCACCAGGAGGAACCGGGCCGTCGGCAGCCGCGCGCCCGCGGAAGGTTCGGAGGTAACCACGGGCTCCGCCTCTCCGCTCGAAGGGGCCACGCCCGGCTCGCTCTCGGAGGGCAGCCGCCTCAGCTCCAGCCGGCCCACGGGCGCGTCGGCCTGGGTGATGGAGGTGCGCGGCGGTGGCGGGCGGCCCCGGCAGGTGAACGCCTCTTTCGGTTCATCGCGGACCTCCGGCTTCGCCGCGCACCCGGCCAGCGCGACGAGCCCCACCCCGAGGATGAAGTGTTTCATGCGCCATCAGTATGGCGCGAAGTGGGCCCGCCACCCATGCCCCCCCATTTCCCGGCGCGCCCCCCCGGTCTACGGTGCGCCGCCATGCAGAACTTCCGAGACCGCGCCGCCGCCGCCTACGACGCCGAGCGCTTCCGCCAGCAGGGGCACCAGCTCGTGGACCAGCTCGCCGACTACCTCGCGAGCGCCACCAGCGGGAAGGCTCTTCCCGTGCTCCCGTGGGTGACTCCGGACGAGAGCCTCGCGCGCTTCCCCGCGAGCTTCCCCGAGGAGCCGGGCGGAGAGCTCTCCCCCTTCATCGCCCGCGTGCTGGGCGGCTCCAACCACCTGCACCACCCGCGCTACGTGGGGCACCAGGTGTCGGCCCCGCTGCCCCTGGCGGCGCTGTGTGACTTCGTCTCCTCCCTGCTCAACAACGGCATGGCCGTGTACGAGATGGGGCCCGCCGTCTCCGCCATGGAGCACAACCTGCTCCGGTGGATGGCCGGACAGCTCGGCCTGCCCGAGAGCGCCGGCGGTGTGTTCACCTCGGGAGGCTCCGTGGGCAACCTCACCGCCCTGCTCGCCGCGCGCCAAGCCAAGGCCGGCTACGACGCGTGGAACGGAGGCTCGCCCGCGGGCCCGCCGCTCACGGTGCTCGTCGCGGAGACGGCCCACTACAGCCTCGCCCGCGCCACGAAGGTCATGGGCTGGGGCGCGGAGGGCCTCACCCCCGTCCCCGTGGATGCGAACTTCCGCCTCCGCCCGGAGTCCCTGGAGGCCACCCTGGCCGCCGCCACCCGCGCCGGCCGCCGCCCCATCGCCGTGGTGGCCAGCGCCGGCTCCACCTCCACCGGAGCGTTCGACCCGCTGGAGCCCGTAGCCGACTTCTGCGAGCGCCACGGCCTCTGGTTCCACGTGGACGGGGCCCACGGCGCTTCCGCCGCGCTCAGCCCCCGCTACCGCCACCAGGTGAAGGGCATCGAGCGCGCCGACTCGGTGGTCTGGGACGCGCACAAGATGATGATGATGCCGGCGCTCATCACCGCCGTGCTCTTTCGCGACAGCACCCGCTCCTACGAGTCCTTCGCCCAGCAGGCCAGCTACCTCTTCGGCCCGGGCTCCCGGCCCTGGAGCGACATCGGGCTGCGCACGCTGGAATGCACCAAGGAGATGATGGCGCTCAAGCTCTACACCTGCCTGAGCCTGCTGGGCACCCGCTTCTTCTCCGACTATGTGACGGCCACCTTCGACCTGACGCGCCGCTTCGCCGAGCGGCTGAAGGCCTCGGGCGACTTCGAGGTGCCGGTGGCGCCCGACTGCAACATCCTCTGCTTCCGCTACACCCCCGCCGGCGTACCCGCCTCGGAGCTGGACACGCTCCAGGCCCGCCTGCGCCAGCTCCTCATCCAGCGAGGGGACTTCTACCTGGTGCAGACCACCCTGCCCTCGGGGGTGTACCTGCGCACCACCCTCATCAACCCCCTCACCTCGGACGCGGAGCTGGAGGCGCTCCTGGAGGCGCTGCGCCAGGCGCCGAGAAATGTCGCTCCAGGCAGCGAAATCAGGTAATGCCGCACCCCGTCATGCTCGTCTCGCTCGTCATCCCCGTCTACAACGAGGTCCCCACCCTGGCGGAGCTGCTCCGGCGCTGCATCGCCGTGGACTTCCCCAAGGAGCTGGTGCTCGTGGACGACTGCTCCAAGGATGGCAGCCGCGAGTTCCTCGAGCAGCTCTCCGAGAAGGGGCTGGCGCTGCTGGGCGGCAACCCGACGAACCGCAACGACCTCAAGGTGCTCTTCCAGCCCCAGAACCAGGGCAAGGGCGCGGCGCTGCGGCGGGGCTTCGCCGAGGCCTCCGGCGACATCATCATCGTCCAGGACGCGGACCTGGAGTACGACCCGCGCGACATCCAGCGCGTCATCCAGCCCATCCTCGATGGCGAGGCAGACGTCGTCTTCGGCAGCCGCTTCACCGGCACGCCCCGGCGGGTGCTCTACTTCTGGCACACCGTCATGAACAACGCGCTGACCATGCTCTCCAACATGACCAGCGGGCTGAACCTCACGGACATGGAGACCTGCTACAAGGCCTTCCGCGCCGAGGTGCTGCGCTCCATCACCGTGGAGGAGGAGCGCTTCGGCTTCGAGCCCGAGGTGACGGCCAAGATTGCCCGGGGCAACTGGCGCGTCTACGAGGTGCCCATCAGCTACCACGGGCGCACCTACGAGGAGGGCAAGAAGATCGGCTGGAAGGACGGAGTACGCGCCCTCTACGTCATCGCCAAGTACGCCCTGAAGCGCTAGGGCCTGTTCATTGCCCGACAGCGTTTCCCGAGCCTGTCGCCCCTCGGACACCGTAACGGGGCGGAGGCGGTCCCCAATCGCGCGCTGGGGAACACCCCCTCATTGGACCGGAGGGTAGGCCTGACCGTTGGGGGGGGGATTCTTACCTTCTGAGGGTGATCGCCAGATTCCTTCTCTACGGGTGTGCGGGCTGGGTGCTCGAGGTGTGCTTCACCGGCGCGCATGCCGCCCTCCTCCACAAGGACAGCCATGGTACGGCGAAGACGTACCTGTGGATGCACCCCATCTATGGCGCCACGGCGCTGAGCATGGAGTTCCTCCATGACCGGCTGCGCTTCCTGCCCCGCCCGATACGGGCCCTTGCCTACACCGCCGTCATCTTCGGGGCCGAGTACGCCACCGGCTGGCTGCTGCGCCGGGCACTCGGCCGCTGCCCCTGGGACTACGAAAAGCGAGGCTGGAGCGTGAAGGGGCTCGTGCGCCTGGACTACTTCCCCTTCTGGTACGCCGCCGGACTGGCCTTCGAGCCGGTACGCGAAGCCCTGCTGCGCGTCACCAGCGAGGCCCTGCGGCAGACGCCCGAGTTCCGCCACGCCGTGGAGAACGGGGAGGTGTTACCGCCCCCCCACGCCGGCTCCACCGAGGTGGAGGCGGGTGCTACGGCTGCAACCTTCCAGGGAGCCCTGACGGCCGAGCGGGCGGAGCCCCGGGAGGATGTACCCCTGGGGGCGGACGCCCTGCCCTCTCCGGTGGGCTGAGGGCCCTTCCCTGGCCGAGTGCTCTCCAGCCCACGTCTCGACACGAGAGGTGGCTTTTCTTTCAGCACCGCGCGCCACGTAGTAATACCTTCACTGCGCTCGCGGTGTTTGTTCACCCTGGGGAAATTCCGCCGCCGTCCTGAAAGTTCCCGCCCCCGTATGTTCGACTGGCTTCACACCCTCTTCTCGCGTGACCTGGCAATCGACCTGGGCACGGCGAACACGCTCATCTACATCCGCGGCCAGGGCATCGTCTCGAACGAACCCTCGGTGGTGGCCGTGCAGCAGGACGCACGCGGTGGCAAGAAGGTGCTCGCCGTGGGCAAGGAGGCCAAGGAGATGCTCGGGAGAACCCCGGGCAACATCGTGGCCATCCGCCCCATGAAGGACGGCGTCATCGCCGACTTCGAAATTACCGCGGCGATGCTGCGCTACTTCATCCAGAGCGCCCACAACCGCAAGACGCTCGTCAACCCGCGCATCATCATCGGCATCCCCTCGGGGATTACCGAGGTGGAGCGCCGGGCGGTGCGCGAGGCGGCGGCCAACGCGGGCGCCCGCGAGGTCTACCTCATCGAGCAGCCCATGGCGGCGGCGATTGGCGCGGGGCTTCCGGTGACGGAGCCCAGCGGCAACATGATCGTCGACATCGGCGGTGGCACCTCCGACGTGGCGGTCATCAGCCTGGCCGGCATCGTCTTCGCCAAGAGCGTGCGCATCGGCGGCGACAAGCTGGACGAGGCGATCATCCAGTACGTCAAGCGCAAGTACAACCTGCTCATCGGTGAGCGCACGGCCGAGGCCATCAAGATGGGCATCGGCACGGCGTACCCGACCGACGAGGTCATGACCATGGAGATCAAGGGTCGCGACCTGGTGGCGGGCGTGCCGCGCACGCTGACGGTGAGCAGCGACGAGGTGCGCGACGCGCTGGCCGAGCCCGTCAACGGCATCGTCGAGGCGGTGAAGCTGACGCTGGAGCGCACGCCGCCGGAGCTCGCCGGTGACATCGCCGACCGCGGAATCGTGCTCGCGGGCGGTGGCGCGCTGCTGAAGAACCTGGACACGCTGCTGCGCGAGGAGACGGGCCTGCCGGTGTTCCTGGCGGAGGACCCGCTGTCGGCGGTGGTGATTGGCGCGGGCAAGGCGCTGGAGTCGCTCGACATCCTGCGCCAGGTCACCCAGCCGGCCTAAGGCACGCTCCACGGCCGGGGAAGCCGAGGCTGAGGCCCGTCGACGGGCTTCACGTCTCGGTACTCGGGCTCCACGTAGTCGGGGTCGAGCGCGCGGCGGGCGAAGCCACCGAGCCCGTCTGTCCAGCGCGCATAGGCCCGCTCGATGAAGGCGTCCTTGTCGACGGCGCGAGCGCGCACCAGGTAGGCGACGGCGAGCAGGTCCGGCGGCAGCATCGGAAAGCGGGGCTGCACCTCGCCCGAGCGCACATAGGCCTCGAGCGGCTTGCGGGCCTTCATGAGCGCGAAGTGCGTTCCGAAGAGGCGCTCCGCGGCCTGGGTGTCCCCCTGTCGCGTGAGCTCCAGGGCGAGGATCGCTGCGGCCTCCAGGGGCAGGCGGTTGAGCACGCCGTCCTTGGCCGAGGAGACCTGAGCCGCGGCCTTCTCCGCGTTGCCGAGGATGAGGAAGGCGAGCCAGAGGGACTCCCGCTCCGTGACGTTGCCCGTGAAGTTCAGCTCCTCGTCCTTCAAGGTGCGGAAGCCAGTCATGAGCGTGAAGCGCAACTGAGCTGCCGGCGACTCCATGAACTCGGCGGGGAGGAGGGGGTCCGTGATGTACGGCGTGCGGTCCGGTCCCGCGAGGCGGGCCAGTCGACCCGCGAGCACCGCCAGCTCCCAGGAGCGCCGTGGCCGGGCCGTGGCCTCCACATACCGCTGCACGGCACGGGAAGCCTCCCCCACCCGCTTGAGGGCGATGAGGGCGCGCACACGCAGCTCCAGGTCCTCCACGGACTCGGGCGCCTTGACGAGCGCCTCATCGAGCAGCTCCAGCGCTCGCTGCGGGTAGCCATCCGCGAGACGGAGGCGGGCCATCGCGCGCTGGGCCTCGAATGAATCGGGAAAGCGCTCCAGGACGCGCGCGTAGGCCTCGCGCTGTTCCTCCGGCCGACGGGAGCGCGCTTGCACCAGGGCCCGCCCGACGGAGGCGTCCGGAGCCGCTTTGTCCATCGAGACGTAGGCTCCGGTCGTCTCATGTCCCAGCAGGCCATAGACGTCTTGGAAGAGCTCATGGGCGGCGCGGTCGTCCGGGTAGCGAGAGATGAGCCGCTGGGCGAACTCCAGCGCCTTCGACGGGTTGTACCGCATGAGCCAGTGCGCGGCCGCCTCGCGAGCCCGGAGCGAGGTGGGGTCCGCCAGGGCGATGCTCTGGGCCAGCTCTCCGGCGGCCTGCAAGCGCCCGGCATCGGCGTGCTCCTGGACGGTCTCCTCCCAGTTGAGCCGTTCCTTCCACATCATGTCGTCGGGGCCCAGGGCTCCGGCGCGAAAATCCACCCGGCGCGGGGGGGTGTACTCGGCCGCGTCGTCCACCATGAACGAGGCCGCGCCCAGCACGTTGTAGAAGTTGCGCTGCTCCGCCCTCAGGGAGAACTCCTCGAAGGGCTTCGTCTCTCCGGGCCAGCGCGCTTCGAACTTGTGGGGCCCGCTGAGGCTCCGCAGGGAGATGGTCAGTTGGCTGCCGGGCGCCACTTGGAAGGTCCGCCGCCCATCCACGGACACCTCCACGGGCCGGGACAGCCCATTGATGAGGGACACCTCCCGCGTGATGAAGGGCATGGCGATGCCCGCGAGGCACACCAGCCCCACGGCGCCCAGCGCCACCTTGGATACCCACTGCCGGACCCTGAAGCGCGCGGAGGTGGGGACGCGCCCCAGCACCTCGACGTTCCCCTCGCTGTCGCGCCGTACGAGGTGCTGACTCAAGGGCCAGACCGCCACGCCGAGCACGCGTACGGCGCGGGTGGCAATGAAGGGCACCTCCTGCTGGCTCGGGGGAGGCAGGCCGATGAACCCCACCCCCGTCCCCTTCAGCTCGCCCAGCCCAGGCGGGCGCTCGGCCACCGCGAAGCTCACCGGGTGGGCGAGCAACTGTCGGAGGGTGTCCCGCGTCGGGCCTCTGGGCTCCCGCGCCATGCGGGCGGAGAGGACGGCGTGGACGGCGAACGAATCCCCCGCCGCCAGCGCGCGAGCGAGGGCCTCATCCGGCAACAGGGTGGTGATGACCGGGGCCCGCTCGGTGAGGCCGCTGGGGTCCGCCTCCAGCGGAAGAGCGGAGGGCAGAGCCAGTGGCTCTTCCTGGGGCCTGGAAGGGGCCGTGCCGGTGGACACCGTCGACATGGCCCGCATTGAACACGGAAGCGGAGGGAGGGGCGCAAGGGGGCCCCTCCCCTTTCACGTCCGAGACCCGGCCGTCAGTGCTTGCCGAAGTCCAGCGCCACGCCCTTGCGCTTGGCGTAGATGTAGGCCTCCATGGCCTTCATCTTCGGGTCGTCATCGGCCAAGGGCTTGCCGCGCACCGGGTTCTGGATGCACCAGTTGATCATGTCGCGCAGCATCGCCACGCGGCCCAGCTGCACCTGGTACTTCGGATACGTCTCCGGGTGCGTGTTGGCCGCGTCCGGGTGGCACATGTCGCACGACACCGCGATGGTGCCGCCTACCGCCTCCGCGTCGTGGAAGACCCGGTTGCCCTCCTCCACGAACGCCTGCGTGGAGGCGGCCCACACCTGCTCGTCGCGGTTGCTGAAGGCGCCGTAGGTGTGGCCCGTCTGGAGGTTGGAGTCCTTGGCGGCCTGAGAGGCCCCCGAAGCCGCGTTCTGCCCGGCCGTCCCCACCGCGCCGCCCGCACCGGGCTTCTGCGGCGTGGTCGGCAGCGCTGGAGGGCTGCGCGGCGCCTTCGGGTCCGGCGAAGGCGGCGGCTTGGGCGCCTGCGCCAGGACCTGCGGCGGAGGCGCCACGTCGTCCCAGTTCGCGCGGGGGTTCTTGCGACGCCACTCGGTCATCAGCGCGCCGGTCACCGCCAGCGCCTGATCGCGTGACATCTTCCCGCCTTCCTTCACCCCCTTCACCTCCATGGAGGTCTCGCCATCGCACAGGCCGACGACGAGGTTGCCATCCTTCGAGGTGGGCACCTGATGCTGCGGCAGCGGCTCGGCCTTGCGCGCGGCGGGTTCCGTCGCGAGCGCGGCGCCTCCGGCGGCGGAGGTGAGCACGACAACACCCGTGAGGAGCTTCTTGCGGAGAGTCATAGTGGTGGCGTCCTCGCTAGTAGCTGGGGAGCTTGGGGCGGGGGGGCGCATCCTTCTGGCCGTTGGACGCGAGGTAGCTCGCGCGCACGGTGATGGGGTTGCGCTCCCACAGGTTGTAGAGCTTGTTGACCAGGCCGGCCTCGAGCACGTCCATCCGTCCGTCGCCGCACCCGTCGAACTGGCTGAACGGATCCGCGCGGTTCATCTGCGTGGTGAACGTAGGCAGCCCCTCGGGCGCATACGGCCACGGCCACGCGGTGGACAGCATGCCGTGGAAGTGGATGTTGCCGATGCGGTTGGTGAGCAGTTGGTGCGTGTGGCCGTGGATGACCGTCACCTTCTCGAACGGCTTGAGGAGGGCCTGCACCTCGTCGGCGTCATCCGTCCAGAAGTTCCACGGCTTGTAGTACTTGTAGAGCGGCGAGTGGCTGAAGACGATGACCGGCGTCTTCTTGTCCACCTTGGCCAGGTCCTGCTGCATCCACGCGCGCTGCTCGGCGCCCACCTCGAACCGCGACTGCAGCCCGTTGTCCAGGCCGGCGACGATCTTCATGCGCTCCATGGGCTTCAGGCCCTTCTCCGTCCAGAAATCCTTCTCCAGGATGGAGTTGAGCACCACGAAGTGAACGCCCTTGTGGTCGAACGAGTAGTTGGGCGGGCCGAACAGCTCGCGCCACAGCTCGCCCATGTCGAGGAACCAGTCGTGCTCGCCCACCATCATCTTCACCGGGGCTTTGACGCTCTTGAGAATCTCCGCGCCCAGCTTCAGCTCGCTGGCCTGCCCCAGCTGGGCCAGGTCCCCGCCGAACAGCACGAAGTCCGGCTGCGGGTTGAGCGCGTTCACGTCATCCACGGCCTTGAGGATGGAGCGAATGAACCGGTCGTTGAGCTTCCTCTCGTACAGGTGGGTATCGGAGATATAGGCGAAGCTGAACTTCGGCTTGTCGGTGCTGCCCTGGGCCTCGGCCACCTGGACGAGCTGGAAGCTGGCCGGCGTCACCAGTCCCATGCCGGCGACGATGCCGGCCGACACGCCCGCCACGCGCATGAAGGCGCGGCGGTCCAGGCGCTGGAGCCCGTCAAACAGCTCCTGGCGCTCTTCGTAGTACTTCGTCTCGACGCTCTTGAACTTGTTGGACATGGTCTGAAGGCTCCCTACTTCGCCGTGCTCTTGATGGAGGTCTCCGAGCCGTACGCGCCGAGCTCCGCCGGGTTCTTCACAGCCAGGTCCGGGTTGGGGGCCAGGTCTCCCAGGTTGCCCTTCTTGCCCAGGGCCACCTCGGTGTCGCGCTCGGGGCGCTTGCCCTTGCGGGCCGTCTGCCGGGCCAGCTCCTGCCGGTTGAACTTCTCGTAGCGCTCGTCCGTGAGCGCGAAGAGGAAGGCCACCACGTCGTCGATTTCAGGCTCGGTGAGCCCCAGCCGCTGCATCCCCCCGTCGAGGTAGGGGTTGGGCACGCCGCCCTTGTTGTAGTGGTCCATCACGTCCCACAGCGTCACCAGCGAGCCGTCGTGCATGTACGGGCCGGTGATGCCCACGTTGCGCAGGGTGGGCGTCTTGAAGGCGCCGACGTCGTTCTCCTTCTTGGTCACCAGGAAGCGACCCAGCTCGGAGAACTTCGTCTCCAGCGCCAGCTCGTCGATCTGCTTCTCGTCGCCAGTGCGCACCACCGTCAGCGCCTCGCGCGCCAGCTGCACGAAGTCCTGCTTGTGGGCGGCGATGCCGATGTTGTGGAACTTCTGGTCCGAGAAGAGCGGCGAGACGATGTTGGCCGCGTGGCAGGAGTTGCAGCGCGCCTTGCCGTTGAAGAGCGCCCAGCCGCGCTTCTCCGAGGCGTTGAGCGCCTTGTCATCCCCGTGGATGAACTTGTCGAAGCGCGCGCTGCCGGAGAACTGGGTGCGCTCGAAGGCGGCGATGGCGGCGGCCAGGTCGTCGTAGTTCACCTCGCGGCCGAACACCTTCTTGAACTCGGCCGAGTACTCGGGGATGGCGCGCACCTTGGTCACCACCGCCTCGGGCGAGGGCATGCCCATCTCGCGCGGGTTGAGGATGGGCAGCTTGGCCTGATCCTCCAGCGTGCCCGCGCGCCCGTCCCAGAACTGGGTGGCGTTGAACATGGCGTTGAGCACGGTGGGGCTGTTGCGCGTCACCTGCTGGTTCTTGATGCCGGTGGACAGCGCCTTGCCGTCCACGAAGCCCTTGGTCGGCTCGTGACAGGTGGCACAGGAGACGGTGTCGTCCGCCGACAGCCGCTTCTCGTTGAAGAGCTTCTCTCCGAGCGCCACCTTCTCGGGCGTGGGCTCGGCGCCCGCAGGCACCGAGAGCTTCCACAGCGTGGGAGAGACTCCTAGCGGAAGCTTCGGCGGGGGAGCTGCGGCTCGCGGCGGTTCCGCCGCGTAACCCGCTCCGGCATACACCAGGACGGCGACCGTCCAGGCGACCGGGGACCTGAGACGCATGAACAACCTCCCGAGGCCGAGGCAATCCACGGGGAAAGCCCGTGGGGCCCCTGCCCATTGCCTCTTGCAGGCAAGCATCTCGCCCTACCCACCCGCCACGTCTGCGTGCCCACAGGGCGATTGCAATGTTTACAGAGAGTCACATGAGGAGGAAGCAATGATTGACCCGGAGAGGATTCGGGAGGGCATGACGGTGCGGGACCTGCAGGGCCGCAAGCTCGGGACGGTGGCGAATCTGGGTGCCACGCAATTCGAGCTGGAGCAGGGCATGCCCGCGAGGAGGGATTACGTCGTCACCCATCACGCGGTGGCGCGCATCGAAGGGGAGGACATCATCCTGAGCCCCGGCCACGGCGCGCACGTGCCGCCGGAAGAAGAGGGCTTTCCCCGGCGCTAGTGCGTGAAGGGCGGGTGGCGGGAGGCCCACCCCAGCAAGCCGGCCGCCGTGGAGGGCGCCAGGATGGCGGCTCCGATGACGAGCCAGTCGAGCGCGCCCTGGGCCCGAGGCACGTTGTAGGCCACGGCCTGCCAGGTCGTCAGGCAGGCATCCAGGGCGATGATGGCCGCGAGCAGCCCCGCCAGGCGGGAGCGCCAGCGGTGGACCAGCGCGAAGAGGGCGCCGGTGAGCCCCACGTCGAAGAGCACCCACGCCCACTGGATGGCGGGGGACGGGAAGCGGGGCGTGTTGACGGGCAGGGCCAGGAGCAGCGTCCAGGGAATGAGCAGCACGGCCAGCACGCGCACGAGCAGGTCCGCGCGGCGCAGCGCCGTGGTGAAGCCGAAGCGCACGAAGCTGCCCCGGGCGAAGGCTCGCAGCGCGTCGTACATGGGCCAGAGCCTGCCGCCCCGCTCGGGCCAGGCCAGGTAGAGCGGGTCCCACGTGTGGGGCCGCAGCTTCGCCTTGAAGGCGCGCAGCCCCTCGAAGTCATACAGCGCCCGGCCCCAGAGCCTCGCCAGGCGCAGCCAGAGCGACACGTCTCCCGAGAGGGGCGCCAATCCCAGCGTCACATAGCGCCGCCCCTCTTCCGCCGAGGCGCGCATCACCGCGTCCACCATCAACTCCACGGAGCCATTGGGCGCGCGCGCATCCCGCACCAGGTGCTGGAGCAGCCAGCCCTCCCGCGCGAAGACGGGGGCAGCGGACAGGAAGCAGACCACCTCGCCTTGAAGCTCGCCCACGAAGGCCTGGCGCTCCTCGGTGAAGGCATAGGGGGAGACCTGGACGAGGAACCCCATGGGAGCCATGCGCCGCGCGGCCAGCCACCGCGCCAGCAGCCGATCCACCGCCCGCCGCGTGGGGTGCTCCGGGTCCCGGAGCTCGTCCGCGGCCACCCTGCGCACGGTGACGCCGCGAGCCCGTGCCCGCCGGAGCTGCTCCCGCAGGCTGCGGCTGGAGCGCAGCGTCTCCTCCCAGCGACGTGGATCCCACACCGGCTGCTCGCCGATGGGCACCGCCTCGACGGGGGCGGCCTCGAGGAAGCGTCGCTCCGCGGCGAAGAAGCAGACTCGCCGGTTCTCGGCGCGTGCCGCCGCCTCGAAGCCGGCGACCACCTCGGCGAGGTGCTCGACCTGGGCGATGGGAGCGCCAGCCACCACCCAGGCGCCGCCCGTGTCCACGTACGCGACACAGGCCTCCAGCCGCTCGTCGAACCAGTAGCGAAAGCCCGGCTCGAGCACCTGGAAGGAGGTGGCGTTCCACCCGTGCCGCTTCAACAGCTGGAGCACCCGGTCGCGTTGCACCTGCGCGGAGGAGTCGGCCATGACGCGAAGCTCACGCGGGGTGCGGAACCCGGGGCTCTGGGGGCCGCTTCGCGCCTCCAATGCCCTGCTCCCGGCGGTGGGCCGCGTCCAGCCGGCGCTGGTGCGCCGCGAGCAGGTCGCTGCGCGTGAGGATGCCCACCACCCGCTCGGGTGCGTCGCGGCGCACCACGGGCAGCCGCCCCACGCCCTCGCGCACCATGTGGTCCGCCGCCTCGCGCAACGTGCTGTCCTCGAAGGCGACGGCCGGAGGACGGCGAATCAGCTCGCGCACCCGCCGCCCGCCCGGTTCCGCGCCGTCGAGCAAGTCCCTCCGGGTGACGACGCCCACGAGCCCACCGTTCGCGTCCAGCACCGGAAAGCCCTGGTGGCTGGTGCCGGGTACGCCCGAGGCGAGCCATGCGCGCACCGTCTCCAGGGACTCTTCCCCCAAGAGCGTCACCACGGACCGCAGCCCATGGTCCCGCACGAGGGCATGGGACAGGGCATCCACGGCGTACTCGGTGGGGACGCGCCCGCCTCGGCGGGCAATCTTCTCCGTCATGATGGAGTGGCGCATGAGCAACGTGGACACGAGGTAGGCCGCCGTACACCCGCCCAGCAGCGGTAGCAACCCCAGCGGCTGGCGCGTCGTCTCGAAGGCGAACACCACCGAGGCGAGCAGCGCCCGCGAGGCGCCCGCGAAGATGGCGGCCATGCCCACCAGCGCGGCGATGCGCACATCCATGCCGAGCCCCGGTGCCAGCCACACGAGCAGGGCCCCCAGCGCCGAGCCCAACCCGCCGCCGATGGTGAACAACGGCGCCAGCGTCCCGCCAGACGTGCCGCTGCCCAGCGCGATGGACCAGGAGAGGAACTTCATCAAGCAGAAGAAGAGCATCGCCGTGCCGACGAAGCGGCCGCTGAGGATGTCCTCGATGTTGGTGTAGCCCACGCCCAGCGTACGCGGGGCGAAGTAGCCCACCACGCCCACCACCACCCCGCCGAGCGCCGGCCACCACATCCAGTGCAGGGGGAGCTTCTCGAAGGCATCCTCGATGGCATACACCGCGCGCGTGGCGAACACCGAGGCCAGGCCCACCACCCCGCCCAGGAGGATGTAGCAGGCCAGCGCGGCGCCCC encodes:
- a CDS encoding tetratricopeptide repeat protein, producing the protein MSTVSTGTAPSRPQEEPLALPSALPLEADPSGLTERAPVITTLLPDEALARALAAGDSFAVHAVLSARMAREPRGPTRDTLRQLLAHPVSFAVAERPPGLGELKGTGVGFIGLPPPSQQEVPFIATRAVRVLGVAVWPLSQHLVRRDSEGNVEVLGRVPTSARFRVRQWVSKVALGAVGLVCLAGIAMPFITREVSLINGLSRPVEVSVDGRRTFQVAPGSQLTISLRSLSGPHKFEARWPGETKPFEEFSLRAEQRNFYNVLGAASFMVDDAAEYTPPRRVDFRAGALGPDDMMWKERLNWEETVQEHADAGRLQAAGELAQSIALADPTSLRAREAAAHWLMRYNPSKALEFAQRLISRYPDDRAAHELFQDVYGLLGHETTGAYVSMDKAAPDASVGRALVQARSRRPEEQREAYARVLERFPDSFEAQRAMARLRLADGYPQRALELLDEALVKAPESVEDLELRVRALIALKRVGEASRAVQRYVEATARPRRSWELAVLAGRLARLAGPDRTPYITDPLLPAEFMESPAAQLRFTLMTGFRTLKDEELNFTGNVTERESLWLAFLILGNAEKAAAQVSSAKDGVLNRLPLEAAAILALELTRQGDTQAAERLFGTHFALMKARKPLEAYVRSGEVQPRFPMLPPDLLAVAYLVRARAVDKDAFIERAYARWTDGLGGFARRALDPDYVEPEYRDVKPVDGPQPRLPRPWSVP
- a CDS encoding c-type cytochrome, which produces MTLRKKLLTGVVVLTSAAGGAALATEPAARKAEPLPQHQVPTSKDGNLVVGLCDGETSMEVKGVKEGGKMSRDQALAVTGALMTEWRRKNPRANWDDVAPPPQVLAQAPKPPPSPDPKAPRSPPALPTTPQKPGAGGAVGTAGQNAASGASQAAKDSNLQTGHTYGAFSNRDEQVWAASTQAFVEEGNRVFHDAEAVGGTIAVSCDMCHPDAANTHPETYPKYQVQLGRVAMLRDMINWCIQNPVRGKPLADDDPKMKAMEAYIYAKRKGVALDFGKH
- a CDS encoding metallophosphoesterase family protein, encoding MSNKFKSVETKYYEERQELFDGLQRLDRRAFMRVAGVSAGIVAGMGLVTPASFQLVQVAEAQGSTDKPKFSFAYISDTHLYERKLNDRFIRSILKAVDDVNALNPQPDFVLFGGDLAQLGQASELKLGAEILKSVKAPVKMMVGEHDWFLDMGELWRELFGPPNYSFDHKGVHFVVLNSILEKDFWTEKGLKPMERMKIVAGLDNGLQSRFEVGAEQRAWMQQDLAKVDKKTPVIVFSHSPLYKYYKPWNFWTDDADEVQALLKPFEKVTVIHGHTHQLLTNRIGNIHFHGMLSTAWPWPYAPEGLPTFTTQMNRADPFSQFDGCGDGRMDVLEAGLVNKLYNLWERNPITVRASYLASNGQKDAPPRPKLPSY
- a CDS encoding cytochrome-c peroxidase, with product MRLRSPVAWTVAVLVYAGAGYAAEPPRAAAPPPKLPLGVSPTLWKLSVPAGAEPTPEKVALGEKLFNEKRLSADDTVSCATCHEPTKGFVDGKALSTGIKNQQVTRNSPTVLNAMFNATQFWDGRAGTLEDQAKLPILNPREMGMPSPEAVVTKVRAIPEYSAEFKKVFGREVNYDDLAAAIAAFERTQFSGSARFDKFIHGDDKALNASEKRGWALFNGKARCNSCHAANIVSPLFSDQKFHNIGIAAHKQDFVQLAREALTVVRTGDEKQIDELALETKFSELGRFLVTKKENDVGAFKTPTLRNVGITGPYMHDGSLVTLWDVMDHYNKGGVPNPYLDGGMQRLGLTEPEIDDVVAFLFALTDERYEKFNRQELARQTARKGKRPERDTEVALGKKGNLGDLAPNPDLAVKNPAELGAYGSETSIKSTAK
- a CDS encoding DUF2171 domain-containing protein encodes the protein MIDPERIREGMTVRDLQGRKLGTVANLGATQFELEQGMPARRDYVVTHHAVARIEGEDIILSPGHGAHVPPEEEGFPRR